The sequence CATCCGCTGGCTGACCGGGCATGACCAGACCGGCCTGGAACAGGTGATCGAGGACAAGACGGACTTCGAGACGTTCTTCGATACCGCCCCCGCGATGAACCCGGACCGCAAGCTCATCAAGGGCGTCGTCTGCGGCGTGCGCGTCGAAGATATCGAGGAGCCGGTGATGCAGGAGATCCGCTATCTCGACAAGCTCGTGGACGAATTGGCCAAGGGCAAGGCGATGGAAAAGATCCTGCGCACCCCCTGAAGAAAAACGGCGCCGCTTCACGCGACGCCGCTTCTCCGGGTGAAGGTGGGGTTACGACCGGACGAGTTTCTCGTAGGCCGAAGCCACGTCGAGCGTCAATTTGCCGACCTCGAAGGTGTAATCCCCGATCTGGCCGACGGGCGTAACCTCGGCGGCCGACCCGGTGAGCCAGCATTGCTCGAAGCCTTCCATCTCTTCCGGCATGATATGGCGTTCGTGGACGGTGACGCCCATGTCCTTGAGCATCCCGATGACGGTCTGACGAGTCAGGCCATTGAGGATCGCGTCCGGAATAGGGGTATGCACCTCGCCATCCTTCACGAAGAACACGTTGGCCCCGGTCGCCTCGGCCACATAGCCGCGATAGTCGAAGAAGAGCGCGTCCGAACAGCCTTTGGCTTCGGCGGCATGTTTCGACATGGTGCAGATCATGTAAAGACCGGCGGCCTTGGCAGCGGTCGGGATCGTTTCCGGTGAGGGCCGCTTCCATTTGGAGATGTCGAGCTTCGCGCCCTTCGTCTTTGCGTCGCCGTAGTAGTTGCCCCATTCCCAGGCGGTCACGAACATGCGGACCGGATTGCGGGAGGACGACACGCCCATATCCTCGCCAGCACCACGGAAGGCCACGACACGAACATAGGCGTTGTCCCAGCCGTTCGCATCGAGCACCGCGCGCTTGGCCGCGTTGATTTCATCCACGGTGTAGGGGATCGTCATGTCGAGCAGTTCGCCCGACCGCAGGAGCCGCGCGGAATGTTCGTCGGACTTGAAGATCTTGCCGTTGTAGCAGCGTTCGCCTTCGAACACCGAGGAGGCATAATGCAGCGCGTGGGTCAGTACGTGCACCTTTGCATCCCGCCAGTCGACGAGCGTGCCGTCGGCCCAGATCTTTCCGTCGCGATCATCATATGCAGCCATGAAAACCTCCATACGTCCCGGTCCGACACCGGCGGCGTTTTTCCGAATGTTGCGCGGTTTGGGTCCGGATCGGACATTTAATTGCGCCAAACCTGCGACTCGCTAGCATTTGGCCCTAGTAAAGTCAACAAGGCTGACGTAAATTGCTCAAACAGGCGTCACTTTGAAAACAGGGAGAGGCGTATGGACGACCGGCGCGGACCTTCGCTCTTGTTCCTTACGGACGAGCAACTGAAAAAGGGCATCGAAGCGATGTTCTTCGCCTATAGGGGCTTCACGGCGGACCCGGACCGCATCCTCGAGAAATACACCTATGGCCGGGCCCATCACCGGGCGATCCACTTCATTCACCGCTCGCCGGGCACGACGGTGAACAATCTTCTCGCGATACTTGGGGTCACGAAACAGTCGCTCAATCGCGTGCTGCGCACCCTTGTCGACGACGGTCTGGTCGAAAGCCGCGTCGGGCACCGCGACAAGCGGGAACGACATCTGTTCCTGACCCCCAAGGGGCTTGAGCTCGAGGCCGAGCTGTCCGATGCCCAGCGCGCCAGGATGCGACAAGCCTATCGCGAGGCCGGTCCCGACGCGGTCCAGGGGTTCCGGCAGGTCCTGGAAGCGATGATGGACCCGGACCAGCGGCGCCATTTCTCGACCCTGAAGGAGCCTGACAGCTGATGGCCGCCCTTCCCGAGACCCCCGTGCATCTGCTGATCGTGGTGCCGCATGAAGAGACGCGGAAGCTCCTGCGAACCTGGCTCGGGCGGCAGGGATTTCTCGTGACGAACGCCCGGGACGCGGATCATGCGGCGCGTCTCAAGGCCGGACTGGATTTCGACCTTGCCGTTCTGGACGAAGACGCCGGGCCACTGGAATTCGATGGCCCGATCGTGTACCTGGGCGAGGGCGGCCACGGGGAATGGGTGGCCAAACCGGTGGATGGTGCTGTTCTGACCCAGCGGATCAATGCAATTCTCGACCGCACGCCGCCGCCCGACAAGCCGACCCCGAAAGTCCTGAAGTTCGGACCCTTTGCCTATCATGTTGCCGAGGGGCACCTGAGTTGCGAGGGAGAGCGGGTAAAACTGACCGCGACCGAGGCCAAGCTCATGCGCGCCCTGACCGCAACGCCGAACCACCCCGTGACGCGCGCTGAGCTTGGCGACGAAATGGGCGAAACGGAACCCGGAAGTCGTGCGGTGGACGTGCAGATCACTCGCCTCCGGCGCAAGATTGAGGCAGACCCCAAGATGGCCAAGTATCTGCAGACCGTGCGCGGCACGGGCTATGTGCTCATGGTCGAATAGGCGGCTGTCCGCAGCGCGCCGAGTGTGGCCCGCCCGCATGAACGCATTTCAATGGACAGGCGCGCCATGCTCCCCTAGGCTTCGATGTGAAGGAGACTAACATGCCGCTGCCGCTCGTCCCCATTGCCATCGCTGCTGTCACCTACGGCTCGGTCGTCTATACGGCCTATCGCACGGTAAAGAAGGTCGCACCGGGACGGCGATGCCAGAAGGCCGAAGACGGACTCGACCGGCTGGACGAGGGCATGACGTACCGACGCGAGCCGGAACAGGCCAACGCCACGGCCCGCCTGAAGCGCACCTTCACCTTCGGGGAGACCTCCTACGAGATCGACGCAGCCGCCCTTGGCCGGCTGAAAGTCCGCAAGCTTTGAGAACACCAACATGATGCAACTTCTGGGCAGCCCTGCCTCCCCCTTCGTGCGCAAGGTCCTCGTCACCCTGCGCGAGACGGACCAACTCGACCAGATCGACTTCATCGAGG comes from Maritimibacter sp. DP1N21-5 and encodes:
- a CDS encoding DUF2200 domain-containing protein, with protein sequence MKKHRIYSMAFGSVYPAYIAKAERKGRTKDEVDEIIRWLTGHDQTGLEQVIEDKTDFETFFDTAPAMNPDRKLIKGVVCGVRVEDIEEPVMQEIRYLDKLVDELAKGKAMEKILRTP
- a CDS encoding branched-chain amino acid aminotransferase yields the protein MAAYDDRDGKIWADGTLVDWRDAKVHVLTHALHYASSVFEGERCYNGKIFKSDEHSARLLRSGELLDMTIPYTVDEINAAKRAVLDANGWDNAYVRVVAFRGAGEDMGVSSSRNPVRMFVTAWEWGNYYGDAKTKGAKLDISKWKRPSPETIPTAAKAAGLYMICTMSKHAAEAKGCSDALFFDYRGYVAEATGANVFFVKDGEVHTPIPDAILNGLTRQTVIGMLKDMGVTVHERHIMPEEMEGFEQCWLTGSAAEVTPVGQIGDYTFEVGKLTLDVASAYEKLVRS
- a CDS encoding MarR family winged helix-turn-helix transcriptional regulator; translation: MDDRRGPSLLFLTDEQLKKGIEAMFFAYRGFTADPDRILEKYTYGRAHHRAIHFIHRSPGTTVNNLLAILGVTKQSLNRVLRTLVDDGLVESRVGHRDKRERHLFLTPKGLELEAELSDAQRARMRQAYREAGPDAVQGFRQVLEAMMDPDQRRHFSTLKEPDS
- a CDS encoding winged helix-turn-helix domain-containing protein, translating into MAALPETPVHLLIVVPHEETRKLLRTWLGRQGFLVTNARDADHAARLKAGLDFDLAVLDEDAGPLEFDGPIVYLGEGGHGEWVAKPVDGAVLTQRINAILDRTPPPDKPTPKVLKFGPFAYHVAEGHLSCEGERVKLTATEAKLMRALTATPNHPVTRAELGDEMGETEPGSRAVDVQITRLRRKIEADPKMAKYLQTVRGTGYVLMVE